The following coding sequences lie in one Streptomyces xiamenensis genomic window:
- a CDS encoding TM2 domain-containing protein yields MTDQNPYQQPPPDPNQNPYQQPGQPGTPPPGGQPGQPGYGYPQQPTGPMPGAPGGGYGQYPPPGYGQQPGAAYGAVDPNAPFGYDQYGRPYSSKSKIIAGVLQLVLGGVGAGRWYTGHYGLAVAQLLTCGGMGIWSLIDGILFLVKDDRTDSDGRVLKS; encoded by the coding sequence ATGACCGACCAGAATCCGTATCAGCAGCCGCCGCCGGACCCGAACCAGAACCCGTATCAGCAGCCGGGTCAGCCGGGGACTCCGCCGCCCGGGGGTCAGCCCGGCCAGCCGGGTTACGGCTACCCGCAGCAGCCGACCGGCCCGATGCCGGGCGCGCCCGGTGGCGGTTACGGCCAGTACCCGCCGCCCGGGTACGGCCAGCAGCCCGGCGCGGCCTACGGTGCGGTCGACCCCAACGCGCCGTTCGGCTACGACCAGTACGGCCGGCCGTACTCCTCCAAGTCGAAGATCATCGCGGGCGTGCTCCAGCTGGTGCTCGGCGGTGTCGGCGCGGGCCGCTGGTACACCGGCCACTACGGCCTGGCGGTGGCCCAGCTGCTCACCTGTGGCGGCATGGGCATCTGGTCGCTGATCGACGGCATCCTGTTCCTGGTGAAGGACGACCGCACCGACTCCGACGGCCGCGTCCTCAAGAGCTGA
- a CDS encoding DUF2752 domain-containing protein: MSSITRGRRRFHPAVLPLATLAAGLAGSVYLWHTNPHEGGGLLPRCPVNWATGLQCPACGGTRMAYDLLHGDVAAALHDNAVLLLLGVPLAAWVGGRWLYEGLRGRRYVPRLGGRAGMAAIVGIAVVWAVVRNVMG, encoded by the coding sequence GTGAGCAGCATCACGCGGGGACGGCGGCGGTTCCACCCCGCGGTGCTGCCGCTGGCCACCCTCGCCGCCGGCCTGGCCGGCTCCGTCTATCTGTGGCACACCAATCCGCACGAGGGCGGCGGGCTGCTGCCGCGCTGCCCCGTCAACTGGGCGACCGGGCTGCAGTGTCCCGCCTGCGGCGGTACCCGGATGGCGTACGACCTGCTGCACGGAGACGTGGCCGCGGCGCTGCACGACAACGCCGTGCTGCTGCTTCTCGGGGTGCCGCTCGCGGCGTGGGTGGGGGGCCGCTGGCTGTACGAGGGGCTGCGCGGGCGCCGTTACGTGCCCCGGCTCGGTGGCCGCGCCGGGATGGCGGCGATCGTCGGGATCGCGGTGGTATGGGCTGTTGTGCGCAATGTGATGGGGTAA
- a CDS encoding TM2 domain-containing protein, which produces MTYPPAPAPGVPAGAPESPKSKVVAGILQILLGGVGAGRWYTGHYGMAVAQLLTCGGLGIWALIDGILFLVKEDRTDSDGLVLKK; this is translated from the coding sequence ATGACCTATCCCCCGGCCCCCGCTCCCGGTGTCCCCGCCGGCGCTCCCGAGTCCCCCAAGTCCAAGGTCGTCGCCGGCATCCTGCAGATCCTGCTCGGCGGTGTCGGCGCCGGCCGCTGGTACACCGGCCACTACGGCATGGCCGTGGCCCAGCTGCTGACCTGCGGTGGCCTGGGCATCTGGGCCCTGATCGACGGCATCCTCTTCCTGGTCAAGGAAGACCGCACGGACTCCGACGGCCTGGTCCTGAAGAAGTAA
- a CDS encoding DUF7059 domain-containing protein: MSTADLPLPTAAGTARLRAALAADAFTADGLLDLLGAPAYAALARGETVPAARAIHGDDGAAAVLVRLFLLQRPVPYESARAVLPADELLGDGWLVREGPSVRATVDVRPYPGPDGEDWWVVSDPGFGVGGAGGAGGKERDVVLGVGGASMTLAQLTVRQPVGRVLDLGTGSGIQALHAAQHAERVVATDVNPRALRMAALTLALSGAAEPELRQGSLFEPVAREAGFDLIVANPPFVISPRRDDTDALTYRDGGMDGDELCRTLVEQSAARLNDGGWCQLLANWQHVEGEDWRERLASWVPAGCDAWIVQRERQDVTEYTELWLRDAGAHRGDPDAYERLYGEWLAEFERRRTRGVGFGWITLRKTGTDRPAITVEEWPHAVEQPLGETVRRHFALADFLREHDDQALLAARYTLADGVVQEQVGAPGAEDPEHVVLRQRHGMMRAHSVDTVGAALAGSCDGTLPAGVIVDAIAQLLEADPGQVRAGVPEVLRTLVGDGFLLPV; the protein is encoded by the coding sequence GTGAGCACTGCTGATCTCCCCCTCCCCACCGCCGCCGGTACCGCCCGCCTCCGGGCGGCGCTGGCGGCGGACGCCTTTACCGCCGACGGCCTGCTGGACTTGCTGGGCGCCCCCGCGTACGCCGCCCTGGCCCGTGGCGAGACCGTCCCGGCGGCCCGCGCGATCCACGGTGACGACGGCGCCGCGGCCGTACTCGTGCGGCTGTTCCTGCTGCAGCGGCCCGTGCCCTACGAGTCGGCGCGCGCCGTGCTCCCGGCCGATGAACTCCTGGGCGACGGCTGGCTGGTGCGCGAGGGCCCGTCCGTGCGGGCCACCGTCGACGTCCGCCCGTACCCCGGCCCGGACGGCGAGGACTGGTGGGTCGTCTCCGACCCGGGGTTCGGCGTCGGCGGTGCCGGCGGCGCCGGCGGCAAGGAACGCGATGTGGTGCTGGGCGTCGGCGGGGCCTCCATGACGCTGGCCCAGCTGACCGTGCGGCAGCCGGTGGGGCGCGTGCTCGACCTGGGGACCGGTTCCGGAATCCAGGCGCTGCACGCCGCACAGCACGCCGAGCGCGTGGTGGCCACCGATGTGAACCCGCGCGCGCTGCGGATGGCGGCGCTCACCCTCGCGCTGTCGGGCGCCGCGGAGCCGGAGCTGCGGCAGGGCTCCCTGTTCGAGCCGGTGGCGCGCGAGGCGGGCTTCGATCTGATCGTCGCCAACCCGCCGTTCGTCATCTCGCCGCGCCGGGACGACACGGACGCGCTCACCTACCGGGACGGCGGGATGGACGGTGACGAGCTGTGCCGCACCCTGGTGGAGCAGTCCGCGGCGCGGTTGAACGACGGCGGCTGGTGCCAGCTGCTCGCCAACTGGCAGCACGTGGAGGGCGAGGACTGGCGGGAGCGGCTGGCCTCCTGGGTGCCGGCCGGCTGCGACGCGTGGATCGTGCAGCGCGAGCGGCAGGACGTGACGGAGTACACCGAGCTGTGGCTGCGGGACGCGGGGGCGCACCGGGGCGACCCGGACGCGTACGAGCGGCTGTACGGGGAGTGGCTGGCCGAATTCGAGCGCCGGCGCACCCGGGGCGTGGGCTTCGGCTGGATCACGCTGCGCAAGACCGGAACCGACCGGCCCGCCATCACGGTGGAGGAGTGGCCGCACGCGGTGGAGCAGCCGCTGGGGGAGACCGTACGGCGGCACTTCGCGCTCGCCGACTTCCTGCGGGAGCACGACGACCAGGCGCTGCTGGCGGCGCGGTACACGCTGGCGGACGGGGTGGTGCAGGAGCAGGTGGGCGCGCCGGGCGCGGAGGACCCGGAGCACGTGGTGCTGCGGCAGCGGCACGGGATGATGCGGGCGCACTCGGTGGACACGGTGGGTGCGGCGCTCGCGGGCAGTTGCGACGGGACGCTGCCGGCCGGGGTCATCGTCGACGCCATCGCGCAGTTGCTGGAGGCGGATCCGGGGCAGGTACGGGCCGGGGTGCCCGAGGTGCTGCGGACCCTGGTGGGCGACGGGTTCCTGCTGCCGGTGTGA
- a CDS encoding HAD family hydrolase, producing MLGAVLCDIDGVLRLWDDTDRERMRPVYELAFQPDRLLAAVTGAVTDEQWRAAVRELLPAGQRALADEWSAGAGRLDPEVAGMLREVRRKVPVVLVSNGTTRLEADLARLGAADVADGVVNSARIGIAKPQPGIYEIAARRAGVAPGRCLFVDDALENVQAARRTGMTGVHYQDAGQLREMLVPLMQMAAIRGDRTARHSEEGSTA from the coding sequence GTGCTGGGTGCGGTGCTGTGCGACATCGACGGGGTGCTGCGGCTGTGGGACGACACGGACCGGGAGCGGATGCGCCCGGTGTACGAGCTGGCGTTCCAGCCCGACCGGCTGCTGGCCGCCGTCACCGGAGCGGTCACGGACGAGCAGTGGCGGGCCGCCGTGCGTGAGCTGCTGCCCGCCGGTCAGCGTGCGCTGGCCGACGAATGGTCGGCGGGGGCCGGGCGGCTGGATCCCGAGGTGGCGGGGATGCTGCGGGAGGTGCGCCGCAAGGTGCCGGTGGTGCTGGTGTCCAACGGCACCACCCGCCTGGAGGCGGACCTCGCGCGTCTCGGCGCCGCCGATGTGGCCGACGGGGTGGTCAACTCGGCGCGGATCGGCATCGCCAAGCCGCAGCCCGGAATCTACGAGATCGCGGCCCGGCGGGCGGGGGTGGCGCCGGGCCGGTGTCTGTTCGTCGACGATGCCCTGGAGAATGTCCAGGCGGCACGGAGAACCGGAATGACCGGGGTGCACTATCAAGACGCCGGTCAGTTGCGGGAGATGCTGGTGCCGCTGATGCAAATGGCTGCAATCCGGGGCGACCGCACCGCCCGTCACTCGGAAGAGGGATCGACGGCGTAG
- a CDS encoding methylated-DNA--[protein]-cysteine S-methyltransferase, translated as MTTTTVWTRTDSPVGELVLVGDPGGALSAIGLPESPKGFAVDPGWRRDDAVFADAVRQLAEYFAGRRTRFELTYLPLGSEFRRRVWAALEDIPYGTTTTYGAVAEAIGASRAAVRAVGGAIGANPLMLVRPCHRVIGADGSLTGYAGGIERKRLLLEREGAL; from the coding sequence ATGACGACGACCACGGTATGGACACGTACGGACAGCCCGGTGGGTGAGCTGGTGCTGGTGGGCGACCCCGGCGGCGCCCTGTCGGCCATCGGGCTCCCGGAGTCGCCGAAGGGCTTCGCCGTCGACCCCGGCTGGCGGCGCGACGACGCGGTGTTCGCGGACGCCGTGCGGCAGCTGGCCGAGTACTTCGCAGGGCGCCGTACCCGCTTCGAGCTGACGTACCTCCCCCTCGGTTCGGAGTTCCGGCGCCGGGTGTGGGCGGCGCTGGAGGACATTCCGTACGGCACGACGACGACGTACGGTGCTGTCGCCGAGGCGATCGGGGCGTCGCGGGCGGCGGTACGTGCCGTGGGCGGCGCGATCGGGGCGAATCCGCTCATGCTGGTACGCCCCTGTCACCGGGTGATCGGCGCGGACGGCTCGCTGACCGGCTACGCGGGCGGCATCGAGCGCAAGCGGCTGTTGCTGGAGCGGGAAGGGGCGCTGTGA
- a CDS encoding sodium-translocating pyrophosphatase → MAGIPYIHAAELTGGDRGLVVIIAVVAAAALGLAVVLARQVLAAGEGTAGMQKIAAAVQEGANAYLARQLRTVSVFAVVVFFLLFLLPADDWNQRIGRSLFFLIGALFSAATGYIGMWLAVRSNVRVAAAARAADERDAVPARHRAMRIAFRTGGVVGMCTVGLGLLGAACVVLVYAADAPKVLEGFGLGAALIAMFMRVGGGIFTKAADVGADLVGKVEQGIPEDDPRNAATIADNVGDNVGDCAGMAADLFESYAVTLVAALILGTVAFGDAGLAFPLLVPAIGVLTAMAGIFLVAPRRGDRSSMTAINRGFFLSAGISLVLVAVAAYAYLPASFAELSGIGDPEIAGHDADPRLFALAAVAIGIVLAALIQQLTGYFTEPSRRPVRDIGKTSRTGPATVVLAGFSLGLESAVYTALLVGLSVYAAFLLAGSTIMLALFAVALAGTGLLTTVGVIVAMDTFGPVADNAQGIAEMSGDVEGEGARVLTDLDAVGNTTKAVTKGIAIATAVLAAAALFGSYRDAIATAIGDVGVEKITDVTLLSLDISQPNNLVGLIIGAAVVFLFSGLAVNAVSRSAGSVVYEVRRQFRERPGIMDHSEQPEYGKVVDICTRDSLRELATPGLLAVLAPIAVGFSLGVGALGSYLAGSIAAGILMAVFLANSGGAWDNAKKLVEDGHHGGKGSEAHAATVIGDTVGDPFKDTAGPAINPLLKVMNLVALLIAPAVVTLSYGDDASGPLRALITAVALVIIVGAVYVSKRRGIAVEDDEEHEEVSAAPVPGR, encoded by the coding sequence ATGGCGGGAATTCCGTACATCCATGCCGCCGAGTTGACCGGTGGTGATCGTGGCCTGGTGGTGATCATCGCGGTGGTCGCCGCCGCCGCGCTGGGCCTGGCCGTGGTGCTGGCCCGGCAGGTGCTCGCCGCCGGTGAGGGCACCGCCGGCATGCAGAAGATCGCCGCCGCCGTGCAGGAGGGGGCGAACGCCTATCTCGCCCGCCAGTTGCGCACGGTCTCGGTTTTCGCCGTCGTCGTGTTCTTTCTGCTCTTTCTGCTGCCGGCCGACGACTGGAATCAGCGCATCGGCCGTTCGCTGTTCTTCCTGATCGGCGCGCTTTTCTCCGCCGCCACCGGTTACATCGGAATGTGGCTGGCGGTGCGCAGTAATGTGCGGGTGGCGGCAGCGGCGCGTGCGGCCGATGAGCGCGACGCGGTACCGGCTCGGCATCGGGCGATGCGGATCGCGTTCCGTACCGGCGGTGTGGTCGGCATGTGCACGGTCGGCCTCGGGCTGCTCGGCGCCGCCTGCGTGGTGCTCGTGTACGCGGCCGACGCGCCCAAGGTGCTGGAGGGCTTCGGTCTGGGCGCCGCGCTGATCGCGATGTTCATGCGGGTGGGCGGCGGCATCTTCACCAAGGCAGCCGATGTCGGCGCCGACCTGGTCGGCAAGGTCGAGCAGGGCATCCCCGAGGACGACCCGCGCAACGCCGCCACCATCGCCGACAACGTGGGCGACAACGTCGGCGACTGCGCGGGCATGGCGGCCGACCTGTTCGAGTCGTACGCGGTGACGCTGGTCGCCGCCCTGATCCTGGGCACGGTGGCCTTCGGTGACGCCGGGCTGGCCTTCCCGCTGCTGGTCCCGGCGATCGGTGTCCTCACCGCCATGGCCGGGATCTTCCTCGTCGCACCGCGGCGCGGGGATCGCAGCAGCATGACCGCCATCAACCGTGGCTTCTTCCTCTCGGCGGGTATCTCGCTGGTGCTGGTGGCGGTCGCCGCCTACGCGTACCTCCCGGCCTCCTTCGCCGAGCTGTCCGGGATCGGCGATCCGGAGATCGCCGGGCACGACGCCGACCCCCGGCTGTTCGCGCTCGCCGCCGTGGCCATCGGCATCGTGCTGGCCGCCCTCATCCAGCAGCTCACCGGCTACTTCACCGAGCCGTCCCGGCGTCCCGTGCGGGACATCGGCAAGACCTCGCGGACCGGGCCCGCCACCGTGGTGCTCGCCGGGTTCTCACTCGGTCTGGAGTCGGCCGTCTACACGGCGCTGCTGGTGGGTCTGAGCGTGTACGCGGCGTTCCTGCTGGCCGGCTCGACGATCATGCTGGCGCTGTTCGCGGTGGCCCTGGCGGGTACCGGGCTGCTGACGACGGTCGGGGTCATCGTCGCCATGGACACCTTCGGCCCCGTCGCCGACAACGCGCAGGGCATCGCCGAGATGTCCGGCGACGTGGAGGGCGAGGGCGCCCGGGTGCTCACCGATCTCGACGCGGTCGGCAACACCACCAAGGCCGTCACCAAGGGCATCGCCATCGCCACGGCGGTGCTGGCCGCCGCGGCGTTGTTCGGCTCGTACCGGGACGCCATCGCCACCGCCATCGGAGACGTGGGGGTGGAGAAGATCACCGATGTGACGCTGCTGTCCCTGGACATATCGCAGCCCAACAACCTCGTCGGTCTGATCATCGGGGCGGCGGTGGTCTTCCTGTTCTCCGGGCTCGCCGTCAACGCCGTCTCGCGCTCGGCGGGCTCCGTGGTGTACGAGGTGCGCCGGCAGTTCCGCGAGCGCCCCGGGATCATGGACCACAGCGAGCAGCCCGAGTACGGCAAGGTCGTGGACATCTGCACCCGCGACTCACTGCGCGAGCTGGCCACCCCCGGCCTGCTGGCGGTGCTGGCCCCGATCGCGGTCGGCTTCAGCCTCGGGGTCGGCGCGCTGGGCTCCTACCTCGCCGGATCGATCGCGGCCGGCATCCTGATGGCCGTGTTCCTGGCGAACTCCGGCGGCGCCTGGGACAACGCCAAGAAGCTCGTCGAGGACGGCCACCACGGCGGCAAGGGCAGCGAGGCGCACGCGGCCACCGTCATCGGGGACACGGTCGGCGACCCGTTCAAGGACACCGCGGGCCCGGCCATCAACCCGCTGCTGAAGGTCATGAACCTGGTGGCCCTGCTGATCGCCCCCGCAGTCGTCACGCTCAGCTACGGAGACGACGCGAGCGGGCCGCTGCGGGCCCTGATCACCGCCGTCGCCCTCGTCATCATCGTCGGAGCCGTGTACGTCTCCAAGCGGCGCGGCATCGCGGTCGAGGACGACGAGGAGCACGAGGAGGTGAGTGCCGCGCCCGTTCCCGGACGCTGA
- a CDS encoding ATP-binding protein: protein MATVELRFSASPEHVRTARLVAAAVARRAGVDESALDELRLAVGEACSRAVGLHTAHGLTSPVRVTLTEAEKSFTIEVGDDAPSVVQVPHGKPAAEAAEETDELGLAVISGLVDDVEVIADEHGGAIRMSWPTMDAAFS from the coding sequence ATGGCCACCGTCGAACTTCGCTTCAGCGCGTCGCCCGAGCATGTGCGGACCGCCCGGCTGGTGGCCGCCGCGGTGGCGCGGCGGGCCGGCGTCGACGAGTCGGCGCTGGACGAGCTGCGGCTCGCGGTGGGTGAGGCGTGCAGCCGTGCCGTGGGGTTGCACACGGCGCACGGGCTGACGTCCCCGGTGCGCGTGACCCTCACCGAGGCGGAGAAGTCGTTCACGATCGAGGTCGGGGACGACGCGCCGAGCGTGGTGCAGGTGCCGCACGGCAAGCCGGCGGCGGAGGCCGCCGAGGAGACGGATGAGCTGGGGCTCGCGGTGATCAGCGGTCTGGTGGACGACGTGGAGGTCATCGCCGATGAGCACGGCGGTGCGATCCGGATGAGCTGGCCCACCATGGACGCCGCTTTCTCCTGA
- a CDS encoding STAS domain-containing protein — protein MDLSLSTRTVGDRTVVEVGGEIDVYTAPKLREQLVELVNEGNHHLVVDMERVDFLDSTGLGVLVGGLKRVRAQEGSLRLVCNQERILKIFRITGLTKVFPIHESVEEAIAATD, from the coding sequence GTGGACCTGTCCCTTTCGACCAGGACCGTAGGTGACCGTACGGTCGTCGAGGTCGGTGGCGAGATTGACGTATACACCGCGCCCAAGCTGCGCGAACAGCTGGTAGAGCTGGTGAATGAGGGCAATCACCACCTGGTGGTGGACATGGAGCGCGTGGACTTCCTGGACTCCACCGGTCTGGGTGTGCTGGTTGGTGGTCTGAAGCGGGTCAGGGCCCAGGAGGGTTCGCTGCGGCTGGTGTGCAACCAGGAGCGGATCCTGAAGATCTTCCGGATCACCGGTCTGACGAAGGTGTTCCCGATCCACGAGTCGGTCGAAGAGGCGATCGCGGCGACCGACTGA